A single region of the Malus sylvestris chromosome 8, drMalSylv7.2, whole genome shotgun sequence genome encodes:
- the LOC126632613 gene encoding YTH domain-containing protein ECT4-like isoform X5, whose product MSALLDATSSIKGYTGSFTQMDDHGYMHANSSHTGAQSDNGSMLYYLPSYNPYAPGTLMGMDGQGVGQQQYYPSSGYMQPPVSYGSEAAPYSWDSTFGGDVSTAANAGSGNVKAGPGSTALSRSNGFTSTKANGPLTSKFSKPLPQTQPGKSLNKVPHLGNDFSAGLLKGYPPAGRFSSYTNQKYGLFPPTGQTYYQSNGRILNGNDRFKSREKYNRNEDFESSAELTRGPRSRNKSSPLDSPIEKEELGITVRRDKYNLPDFQTDYEKAKFYVIKSYSEDDVHKSIKYDVWASTPNGNKKLDAAFHDSELKLRETNTQYPIFLFFSVNGSGQFVGVAEMIGQVDFNKDMDFWQVDKWSGFFPVKWHVIKDIPNPQLRHIILENNDNRPVTFTRDTQEIGHKQGLEMLNIFKSYTAKTSLLDDFTFYENREKSLQAKRSNKPATLKMENYDNGDITKHMNAGGRNIDVESGGMRMGSLISLTKNMNLNACP is encoded by the exons ATGTCTGCTTTATTGGATGCCACCTCTAGCATCAAAG GATATACTGGATCATTTACGCAGATGGATGATCATGGTTATATGCACGCTAATAGTTCGCATACG GGTGCTCAGTCAGACAATGGTTCAATGTTGTATTACCTTCCCAGCTATAACCCATATGCCCCGGGAACTCTAATGGGAATGGACGGGCAAGGTGTTGGCCAACAGCAGTATTATCCTTCCTCGGGATATATGCAACCACCTGTTTCATATGGATCAGAAGCTGCGCCTTATTCTTGGGACTCAACATTTGGTGGAGACGTCTCGACTGCAGCAAATGCTGGTTCTGGAAATGTTAAGGCTGGACCTGGGTCAACTGCTTTATCTAGGTCAAATGGTTTTACATCGACTAAAGCcaatggccctcttacaagcaAGTTTTCCAAGCCTCTCCCTCAGACACAACCTGGCAAGTCATTAAACAAG GTTCCTCATCTGGGCAATGATTTTTCAGCGGGTCTTTTGAAGGGCTACCCACCAGCAGGAAGATTCTCATCATATACTAACCAGAAATATGGTTTGTTTCCTCCTACTGGTCAAACATACTACCAATCAAATGGTAGAATTCTGAATGGAAATGATAGATTCAAGTCAAGGGAAAAATATAACAGGAATGAAGATTTTGAATCTTCAGCTGAGTTGACACGTGGTCCAAGGTCCCGCAACAAGAGTTCTCCATTAGACTCACCAATTGAGAAGGAAGAACTAGGAATCACTGTTCGTAGGGATAAATATAACCTACCAGATTTTCAGACAGATTATGAAAAAGCGAAGTTTTATGTCATCAAGTCTTACAGTGAAGATGATGTCCATAAGTCCATTAAATATGATGTTTGGGCCAGCACTCCCAACGGCAATAAGAAATTGGATGCAGCATTTCATGATTCTGAGTTGAAATTGAGAGAGACAAACACTCAGTATCccatctttctcttcttctcg GTAAACGGAAGTGGACAGTTTGTTGGTGTAGCTGAGATGATTGGACAGGTAGATTTTAATAAAGATATGGATTTCTGGCAAGTTGACAAGTGGAGTGGATTCTTTCCAGTAAAGTGGCATGTAATAAAGGACATACCGAACCCTCAGTTGCGGCACATTATCCTGGAAAACAATGACAACAGACCAGTAACTTTTACCCGGGACACTCAGGAG ATTGGACACAAGCAAGGTTTGGAAATGCTGAACATTTTTAAAAGTTACACAGCTAAAACATCTTTGCTAGATGActttacgttctatgaaaatcggGAGAAGTCTCTGCAAGCCAAAAGGAGCAATAAACCCGCAACTTTGAAGATGGAAAATTACGATAATGGTGATATAACT AAGCATATGAATGCTGGAGGGAGAAACATTGATGTTGAGTCAGGTGGGATGAGGATGGGTTCTCTCATCTCGCTCACGAAAAATATGAATCTCAACGCCTGCCCGTGA
- the LOC126632613 gene encoding YTH domain-containing protein ECT3-like isoform X1, translating into MAGEKKIEKGEPVSTVLKADPVTGLSDQEVVSGKDEIPSDSKSMSALLDATSSIKGETDQVSVGEHGVYYPPTSCYNYYYPGAGYTGSFTQMDDHGYMHANSSHTGAQSDNGSMLYYLPSYNPYAPGTLMGMDGQGVGQQQYYPSSGYMQPPVSYGSEAAPYSWDSTFGGDVSTAANAGSGNVKAGPGSTALSRSNGFTSTKANGPLTSKFSKPLPQTQPGKSLNKVPHLGNDFSAGLLKGYPPAGRFSSYTNQKYGLFPPTGQTYYQSNGRILNGNDRFKSREKYNRNEDFESSAELTRGPRSRNKSSPLDSPIEKEELGITVRRDKYNLPDFQTDYEKAKFYVIKSYSEDDVHKSIKYDVWASTPNGNKKLDAAFHDSELKLRETNTQYPIFLFFSVNGSGQFVGVAEMIGQVDFNKDMDFWQVDKWSGFFPVKWHVIKDIPNPQLRHIILENNDNRPVTFTRDTQEIGHKQGLEMLNIFKSYTAKTSLLDDFTFYENREKSLQAKRSNKPATLKMENYDNGDITKHMNAGGRNIDVESGGMRMGSLISLTKNMNLNACP; encoded by the exons ATGGCGGGCgaaaagaaaattgagaaaG GAGAGCCTGTATCCACTGTATTGAAGGCAGATCCTGTTACTGGATTGAGTGATCAAGAAGTG GTTTCTGGGAAAGACGAAATACCATCTGATTCAAAGTCCATGTCTGCTTTATTGGATGCCACCTCTAGCATCAAAGGTGAGACCGATCAAGTCTCGGTTGGAGAGCATGGTGTTTACTATCCACCTACTAGCTGTTACAATTATTATTACCCAGGT GCAGGATATACTGGATCATTTACGCAGATGGATGATCATGGTTATATGCACGCTAATAGTTCGCATACG GGTGCTCAGTCAGACAATGGTTCAATGTTGTATTACCTTCCCAGCTATAACCCATATGCCCCGGGAACTCTAATGGGAATGGACGGGCAAGGTGTTGGCCAACAGCAGTATTATCCTTCCTCGGGATATATGCAACCACCTGTTTCATATGGATCAGAAGCTGCGCCTTATTCTTGGGACTCAACATTTGGTGGAGACGTCTCGACTGCAGCAAATGCTGGTTCTGGAAATGTTAAGGCTGGACCTGGGTCAACTGCTTTATCTAGGTCAAATGGTTTTACATCGACTAAAGCcaatggccctcttacaagcaAGTTTTCCAAGCCTCTCCCTCAGACACAACCTGGCAAGTCATTAAACAAG GTTCCTCATCTGGGCAATGATTTTTCAGCGGGTCTTTTGAAGGGCTACCCACCAGCAGGAAGATTCTCATCATATACTAACCAGAAATATGGTTTGTTTCCTCCTACTGGTCAAACATACTACCAATCAAATGGTAGAATTCTGAATGGAAATGATAGATTCAAGTCAAGGGAAAAATATAACAGGAATGAAGATTTTGAATCTTCAGCTGAGTTGACACGTGGTCCAAGGTCCCGCAACAAGAGTTCTCCATTAGACTCACCAATTGAGAAGGAAGAACTAGGAATCACTGTTCGTAGGGATAAATATAACCTACCAGATTTTCAGACAGATTATGAAAAAGCGAAGTTTTATGTCATCAAGTCTTACAGTGAAGATGATGTCCATAAGTCCATTAAATATGATGTTTGGGCCAGCACTCCCAACGGCAATAAGAAATTGGATGCAGCATTTCATGATTCTGAGTTGAAATTGAGAGAGACAAACACTCAGTATCccatctttctcttcttctcg GTAAACGGAAGTGGACAGTTTGTTGGTGTAGCTGAGATGATTGGACAGGTAGATTTTAATAAAGATATGGATTTCTGGCAAGTTGACAAGTGGAGTGGATTCTTTCCAGTAAAGTGGCATGTAATAAAGGACATACCGAACCCTCAGTTGCGGCACATTATCCTGGAAAACAATGACAACAGACCAGTAACTTTTACCCGGGACACTCAGGAG ATTGGACACAAGCAAGGTTTGGAAATGCTGAACATTTTTAAAAGTTACACAGCTAAAACATCTTTGCTAGATGActttacgttctatgaaaatcggGAGAAGTCTCTGCAAGCCAAAAGGAGCAATAAACCCGCAACTTTGAAGATGGAAAATTACGATAATGGTGATATAACT AAGCATATGAATGCTGGAGGGAGAAACATTGATGTTGAGTCAGGTGGGATGAGGATGGGTTCTCTCATCTCGCTCACGAAAAATATGAATCTCAACGCCTGCCCGTGA
- the LOC126632613 gene encoding YTH domain-containing protein ECT3-like isoform X3 produces MAGEKKIEKGEPVSTVLKADPVTGLSDQEVVSGKDEIPSDSKSMSALLDATSSIKGYTGSFTQMDDHGYMHANSSHTGAQSDNGSMLYYLPSYNPYAPGTLMGMDGQGVGQQQYYPSSGYMQPPVSYGSEAAPYSWDSTFGGDVSTAANAGSGNVKAGPGSTALSRSNGFTSTKANGPLTSKFSKPLPQTQPGKSLNKVPHLGNDFSAGLLKGYPPAGRFSSYTNQKYGLFPPTGQTYYQSNGRILNGNDRFKSREKYNRNEDFESSAELTRGPRSRNKSSPLDSPIEKEELGITVRRDKYNLPDFQTDYEKAKFYVIKSYSEDDVHKSIKYDVWASTPNGNKKLDAAFHDSELKLRETNTQYPIFLFFSVNGSGQFVGVAEMIGQVDFNKDMDFWQVDKWSGFFPVKWHVIKDIPNPQLRHIILENNDNRPVTFTRDTQEIGHKQGLEMLNIFKSYTAKTSLLDDFTFYENREKSLQAKRSNKPATLKMENYDNGDITKHMNAGGRNIDVESGGMRMGSLISLTKNMNLNACP; encoded by the exons ATGGCGGGCgaaaagaaaattgagaaaG GAGAGCCTGTATCCACTGTATTGAAGGCAGATCCTGTTACTGGATTGAGTGATCAAGAAGTG GTTTCTGGGAAAGACGAAATACCATCTGATTCAAAGTCCATGTCTGCTTTATTGGATGCCACCTCTAGCATCAAAG GATATACTGGATCATTTACGCAGATGGATGATCATGGTTATATGCACGCTAATAGTTCGCATACG GGTGCTCAGTCAGACAATGGTTCAATGTTGTATTACCTTCCCAGCTATAACCCATATGCCCCGGGAACTCTAATGGGAATGGACGGGCAAGGTGTTGGCCAACAGCAGTATTATCCTTCCTCGGGATATATGCAACCACCTGTTTCATATGGATCAGAAGCTGCGCCTTATTCTTGGGACTCAACATTTGGTGGAGACGTCTCGACTGCAGCAAATGCTGGTTCTGGAAATGTTAAGGCTGGACCTGGGTCAACTGCTTTATCTAGGTCAAATGGTTTTACATCGACTAAAGCcaatggccctcttacaagcaAGTTTTCCAAGCCTCTCCCTCAGACACAACCTGGCAAGTCATTAAACAAG GTTCCTCATCTGGGCAATGATTTTTCAGCGGGTCTTTTGAAGGGCTACCCACCAGCAGGAAGATTCTCATCATATACTAACCAGAAATATGGTTTGTTTCCTCCTACTGGTCAAACATACTACCAATCAAATGGTAGAATTCTGAATGGAAATGATAGATTCAAGTCAAGGGAAAAATATAACAGGAATGAAGATTTTGAATCTTCAGCTGAGTTGACACGTGGTCCAAGGTCCCGCAACAAGAGTTCTCCATTAGACTCACCAATTGAGAAGGAAGAACTAGGAATCACTGTTCGTAGGGATAAATATAACCTACCAGATTTTCAGACAGATTATGAAAAAGCGAAGTTTTATGTCATCAAGTCTTACAGTGAAGATGATGTCCATAAGTCCATTAAATATGATGTTTGGGCCAGCACTCCCAACGGCAATAAGAAATTGGATGCAGCATTTCATGATTCTGAGTTGAAATTGAGAGAGACAAACACTCAGTATCccatctttctcttcttctcg GTAAACGGAAGTGGACAGTTTGTTGGTGTAGCTGAGATGATTGGACAGGTAGATTTTAATAAAGATATGGATTTCTGGCAAGTTGACAAGTGGAGTGGATTCTTTCCAGTAAAGTGGCATGTAATAAAGGACATACCGAACCCTCAGTTGCGGCACATTATCCTGGAAAACAATGACAACAGACCAGTAACTTTTACCCGGGACACTCAGGAG ATTGGACACAAGCAAGGTTTGGAAATGCTGAACATTTTTAAAAGTTACACAGCTAAAACATCTTTGCTAGATGActttacgttctatgaaaatcggGAGAAGTCTCTGCAAGCCAAAAGGAGCAATAAACCCGCAACTTTGAAGATGGAAAATTACGATAATGGTGATATAACT AAGCATATGAATGCTGGAGGGAGAAACATTGATGTTGAGTCAGGTGGGATGAGGATGGGTTCTCTCATCTCGCTCACGAAAAATATGAATCTCAACGCCTGCCCGTGA
- the LOC126632613 gene encoding YTH domain-containing protein ECT3-like isoform X2: protein MAGEKKIEKGEPVSTVLKADPVTGLSDQEVVSGKDEIPSDSKSMSALLDATSSIKGETDQVSVGEHGVYYPPTSCYNYYYPGYTGSFTQMDDHGYMHANSSHTGAQSDNGSMLYYLPSYNPYAPGTLMGMDGQGVGQQQYYPSSGYMQPPVSYGSEAAPYSWDSTFGGDVSTAANAGSGNVKAGPGSTALSRSNGFTSTKANGPLTSKFSKPLPQTQPGKSLNKVPHLGNDFSAGLLKGYPPAGRFSSYTNQKYGLFPPTGQTYYQSNGRILNGNDRFKSREKYNRNEDFESSAELTRGPRSRNKSSPLDSPIEKEELGITVRRDKYNLPDFQTDYEKAKFYVIKSYSEDDVHKSIKYDVWASTPNGNKKLDAAFHDSELKLRETNTQYPIFLFFSVNGSGQFVGVAEMIGQVDFNKDMDFWQVDKWSGFFPVKWHVIKDIPNPQLRHIILENNDNRPVTFTRDTQEIGHKQGLEMLNIFKSYTAKTSLLDDFTFYENREKSLQAKRSNKPATLKMENYDNGDITKHMNAGGRNIDVESGGMRMGSLISLTKNMNLNACP from the exons ATGGCGGGCgaaaagaaaattgagaaaG GAGAGCCTGTATCCACTGTATTGAAGGCAGATCCTGTTACTGGATTGAGTGATCAAGAAGTG GTTTCTGGGAAAGACGAAATACCATCTGATTCAAAGTCCATGTCTGCTTTATTGGATGCCACCTCTAGCATCAAAGGTGAGACCGATCAAGTCTCGGTTGGAGAGCATGGTGTTTACTATCCACCTACTAGCTGTTACAATTATTATTACCCAG GATATACTGGATCATTTACGCAGATGGATGATCATGGTTATATGCACGCTAATAGTTCGCATACG GGTGCTCAGTCAGACAATGGTTCAATGTTGTATTACCTTCCCAGCTATAACCCATATGCCCCGGGAACTCTAATGGGAATGGACGGGCAAGGTGTTGGCCAACAGCAGTATTATCCTTCCTCGGGATATATGCAACCACCTGTTTCATATGGATCAGAAGCTGCGCCTTATTCTTGGGACTCAACATTTGGTGGAGACGTCTCGACTGCAGCAAATGCTGGTTCTGGAAATGTTAAGGCTGGACCTGGGTCAACTGCTTTATCTAGGTCAAATGGTTTTACATCGACTAAAGCcaatggccctcttacaagcaAGTTTTCCAAGCCTCTCCCTCAGACACAACCTGGCAAGTCATTAAACAAG GTTCCTCATCTGGGCAATGATTTTTCAGCGGGTCTTTTGAAGGGCTACCCACCAGCAGGAAGATTCTCATCATATACTAACCAGAAATATGGTTTGTTTCCTCCTACTGGTCAAACATACTACCAATCAAATGGTAGAATTCTGAATGGAAATGATAGATTCAAGTCAAGGGAAAAATATAACAGGAATGAAGATTTTGAATCTTCAGCTGAGTTGACACGTGGTCCAAGGTCCCGCAACAAGAGTTCTCCATTAGACTCACCAATTGAGAAGGAAGAACTAGGAATCACTGTTCGTAGGGATAAATATAACCTACCAGATTTTCAGACAGATTATGAAAAAGCGAAGTTTTATGTCATCAAGTCTTACAGTGAAGATGATGTCCATAAGTCCATTAAATATGATGTTTGGGCCAGCACTCCCAACGGCAATAAGAAATTGGATGCAGCATTTCATGATTCTGAGTTGAAATTGAGAGAGACAAACACTCAGTATCccatctttctcttcttctcg GTAAACGGAAGTGGACAGTTTGTTGGTGTAGCTGAGATGATTGGACAGGTAGATTTTAATAAAGATATGGATTTCTGGCAAGTTGACAAGTGGAGTGGATTCTTTCCAGTAAAGTGGCATGTAATAAAGGACATACCGAACCCTCAGTTGCGGCACATTATCCTGGAAAACAATGACAACAGACCAGTAACTTTTACCCGGGACACTCAGGAG ATTGGACACAAGCAAGGTTTGGAAATGCTGAACATTTTTAAAAGTTACACAGCTAAAACATCTTTGCTAGATGActttacgttctatgaaaatcggGAGAAGTCTCTGCAAGCCAAAAGGAGCAATAAACCCGCAACTTTGAAGATGGAAAATTACGATAATGGTGATATAACT AAGCATATGAATGCTGGAGGGAGAAACATTGATGTTGAGTCAGGTGGGATGAGGATGGGTTCTCTCATCTCGCTCACGAAAAATATGAATCTCAACGCCTGCCCGTGA
- the LOC126632613 gene encoding YTH domain-containing protein ECT4-like isoform X4: MSALLDATSSIKGETDQVSVGEHGVYYPPTSCYNYYYPGAGYTGSFTQMDDHGYMHANSSHTGAQSDNGSMLYYLPSYNPYAPGTLMGMDGQGVGQQQYYPSSGYMQPPVSYGSEAAPYSWDSTFGGDVSTAANAGSGNVKAGPGSTALSRSNGFTSTKANGPLTSKFSKPLPQTQPGKSLNKVPHLGNDFSAGLLKGYPPAGRFSSYTNQKYGLFPPTGQTYYQSNGRILNGNDRFKSREKYNRNEDFESSAELTRGPRSRNKSSPLDSPIEKEELGITVRRDKYNLPDFQTDYEKAKFYVIKSYSEDDVHKSIKYDVWASTPNGNKKLDAAFHDSELKLRETNTQYPIFLFFSVNGSGQFVGVAEMIGQVDFNKDMDFWQVDKWSGFFPVKWHVIKDIPNPQLRHIILENNDNRPVTFTRDTQEIGHKQGLEMLNIFKSYTAKTSLLDDFTFYENREKSLQAKRSNKPATLKMENYDNGDITKHMNAGGRNIDVESGGMRMGSLISLTKNMNLNACP, from the exons ATGTCTGCTTTATTGGATGCCACCTCTAGCATCAAAGGTGAGACCGATCAAGTCTCGGTTGGAGAGCATGGTGTTTACTATCCACCTACTAGCTGTTACAATTATTATTACCCAGGT GCAGGATATACTGGATCATTTACGCAGATGGATGATCATGGTTATATGCACGCTAATAGTTCGCATACG GGTGCTCAGTCAGACAATGGTTCAATGTTGTATTACCTTCCCAGCTATAACCCATATGCCCCGGGAACTCTAATGGGAATGGACGGGCAAGGTGTTGGCCAACAGCAGTATTATCCTTCCTCGGGATATATGCAACCACCTGTTTCATATGGATCAGAAGCTGCGCCTTATTCTTGGGACTCAACATTTGGTGGAGACGTCTCGACTGCAGCAAATGCTGGTTCTGGAAATGTTAAGGCTGGACCTGGGTCAACTGCTTTATCTAGGTCAAATGGTTTTACATCGACTAAAGCcaatggccctcttacaagcaAGTTTTCCAAGCCTCTCCCTCAGACACAACCTGGCAAGTCATTAAACAAG GTTCCTCATCTGGGCAATGATTTTTCAGCGGGTCTTTTGAAGGGCTACCCACCAGCAGGAAGATTCTCATCATATACTAACCAGAAATATGGTTTGTTTCCTCCTACTGGTCAAACATACTACCAATCAAATGGTAGAATTCTGAATGGAAATGATAGATTCAAGTCAAGGGAAAAATATAACAGGAATGAAGATTTTGAATCTTCAGCTGAGTTGACACGTGGTCCAAGGTCCCGCAACAAGAGTTCTCCATTAGACTCACCAATTGAGAAGGAAGAACTAGGAATCACTGTTCGTAGGGATAAATATAACCTACCAGATTTTCAGACAGATTATGAAAAAGCGAAGTTTTATGTCATCAAGTCTTACAGTGAAGATGATGTCCATAAGTCCATTAAATATGATGTTTGGGCCAGCACTCCCAACGGCAATAAGAAATTGGATGCAGCATTTCATGATTCTGAGTTGAAATTGAGAGAGACAAACACTCAGTATCccatctttctcttcttctcg GTAAACGGAAGTGGACAGTTTGTTGGTGTAGCTGAGATGATTGGACAGGTAGATTTTAATAAAGATATGGATTTCTGGCAAGTTGACAAGTGGAGTGGATTCTTTCCAGTAAAGTGGCATGTAATAAAGGACATACCGAACCCTCAGTTGCGGCACATTATCCTGGAAAACAATGACAACAGACCAGTAACTTTTACCCGGGACACTCAGGAG ATTGGACACAAGCAAGGTTTGGAAATGCTGAACATTTTTAAAAGTTACACAGCTAAAACATCTTTGCTAGATGActttacgttctatgaaaatcggGAGAAGTCTCTGCAAGCCAAAAGGAGCAATAAACCCGCAACTTTGAAGATGGAAAATTACGATAATGGTGATATAACT AAGCATATGAATGCTGGAGGGAGAAACATTGATGTTGAGTCAGGTGGGATGAGGATGGGTTCTCTCATCTCGCTCACGAAAAATATGAATCTCAACGCCTGCCCGTGA